The sequence GCCGGTGTGCGGCAAATGCCGCGCCCCCATCCTGGAGCCCCATCCGGTGGTGCTGACGGCGGCCAGCTTCGACACCTTTCTGGCCAAAAGCGACCTGCCGGTGCTGGTCGATTTCTGGGCGCCCTGGTGCGCGCCCTGCCGGGCCATGGCCCCGGCCTTCGACCAGGCGGCGGCCATGCTCCATCCGCGCGTGATCCTGGCCAAGTGCGACACCCAGGAAGAACTGGCCATCGCCGACCGCATGCACATCCAGGGCGTGCCGACCATGGTTCTTTTCGTGGCCGGCCG comes from Solidesulfovibrio sp. and encodes:
- a CDS encoding thioredoxin domain-containing protein, whose product is MPDAIHAVCPKCLAVNRVLTGRLDSGPVCGKCRAPILEPHPVVLTAASFDTFLAKSDLPVLVDFWAPWCAPCRAMAPAFDQAAAMLHPRVILAKCDTQEELAIADRMHIQGVPTMVLFVAGREKARISGARGAADLVAWVRQNL